DNA from Arthrobacter sp. SLBN-112:
TGCGTTGGCCGTTGTGGCCATCCCGATGCCCGTGTGGCTGCTGTTTGCCATCATGGCGGTGCTCGGGCTGGGGCTCGGCATCGGCCAGCCCCTGACCATGTCCTGGCTCTCGGCGCAGGCCCCGGCGGGGCAGCGTGGCAGGGCGCTGGCTTTGAGGCTCGCCGGGAACCGGGTGGGGCAGGTGGTCCTGCCGAGTGCCATCGGCGGCGTGGCGGCCGGGCTCGGCTCGGGCGGGGTGTTCCTGGCCTCCGCGGTTGTGGTGGGCGGGACGCTCCTGCTGCTCCGGGGCGTGCAGCTGGACTGATCGCGGCACGCGCGTCACGCAGGGCATGCTTTCGGGATATGGCCGACGGCGGCACCCCGGGTTTCCGGGGTTTCCCCGCCAAAGGTGGGCCGGAAGCGTGCCGTGCGTGACGCCGTCGTTTGGCCTCCTACGGCAGCCGCGACGGCCGCAGCAGGCTTGCGTCCCCGCCCCGGGCCGGATCCAGCGGCACCGGGCTGACCAGCACCGCCTGGCCCCGGCGCAGCAATCCGCTGGAGACGGCACGGCAGCGGATGCCGCCCCGCCCCCGCATGGCGGGATGCGCGCCGGGGGCCAGCACCTCGTTCATCCACGCACAGGGCTGGGCGTGCCGGCCACCGTGGAGGGTAACCGAGGACCCGCCGGACTCCAGCGCGAAGTCCTGCCCCAGCAGCGGTGCCAGCTGGGCGCCGCGAAGCACCACGTTCCGCCGGGTCAGCAGGGGGTCGAACGGCCCGGCGCCGAGCTCCTCGGCGATGGCCTCAAGGGACTCGATGGCGAACAGGGTCACCGCGGCGTCCATGTGGGCGGCCTTGCCGAAGAACCGGTCACCCACGATGCCCTTGCCGCCCACCACCTCAGCCTGTTCAGCATCAGTGGTGGGAACGTCGGCGGCGCCGTCCCTGGCGCGGCCGAAATAGGCGTGCGCGGGGGACACCAGCAGGTGCAGGATCTCGACGTCGTAGCGGAAGTTTTCGGCCATATGGCCAGCGTACGCGCGGATTCAGGCCCCTACATACGCTGCCAGATGCTGCCCGGTGAGCGTGGCCCGCCCGGCCACCAGCTCGGCCGGCGTGCCCTCGAAAACGATCCTGCCGCCGTCGTGCCCTGCTCCGGGACCAATGTCGATGATCCAGTCCGCGTGCGCCATCACCGCCTGGTGGTGCTCGATCACGATGACCGACTTGCCGGAATCCACCAGCCGGTCCAACAGTCCCAGCAACTGTTGGACGTCGGCCAGGTGCAGGCCCACTGTTGGCTCATCCAGGATGTAGACGTCGCCGGTCTCCGCCATCTGCGTGGCGAGCTTGAGCCGCTGGCGCTCGCCGCCGGACAAAGTGGTCAGCGGCTGGCCGAGCGTGATGTAGCCCAGGCCGACGTCCGCGAGACGTTCAAGGATTTTGTGTGCGGCCGGCGTCCTGGCCTCACCCTCCGCGAAGTAGGCCAACGCTGCGTCCACGGACATGGCCAGCACGTCGGCGATGTTCTGCCCGCCCAGGGTGTACTCCAGGACGGCGGGCTGGAAGCGGCGGCCCTCGCAGTCCTCGCAGGTGGATTCGACCGTGGCCATCACGCCGAGTTCGGTGAAGATCACGCCCGCGCCGTTGCAGGTGGGGCAGGCGCCCTCGGAGTTGGAGCTGAAGAGTGCCGGCTTCACGCCGTTGGCCTTGGCGAAGGCCTTGCGGACGGGCTCCAGCAGGCCGGTGTAGGTGGCCGGGTTGCTGCGCCGGGACCCCTTGATGGCGCCCTGGTCGATCACCACCACGCCCTCGCGCATGGCCAGCGAGCCGTGGATCAACGAGCTTTTGCCGGAACCGGCCACGCCCGTCACCACGCACAGCATGCCGAGCGGAACGTCCACGTCCACGTTGTGCAGGTTGTTCGTCGAGGCGCCGCGGACCTCCAGTGCGCCCGTCCGCTGCCGGAATGAATCCTTCAGCCGGGCGCGGTCGTCCAGGTGGCGTCCGGTGATGGTGCCGCTGGAACGCAGCCCGTCGACGTCGCCCTCGTAGACAATCTCGCCGCCGCCGGTGCCGGCCTTGGGGCCGAGGTCGACGACGTGATCGGCAATGGCGATCATCTCCGGCTTGTGCTCCACCACCAGGACGGTGTTGCCTTTGTCCCGCAGCTGCAGCAGGAGGGTGTTCATCCGCTCGATGTCGTGCGGGTGGAGCCCGATGCTGGGCTCATCGAAAACATAGGTGACATCGGTCAGGGAGGAACCCAGGTGGCGGATCATCTTGGTCCGCTGTGCCTCGCCGCCGGAGAGGGTTCCGGCCGGCCGGTCCAGCGAGAGGTAGCCCAGGCCGATCTCGGCGAACGAATCCAGCAGGTCCCGCAGCCCGACGAGCAGCGGGCGGACGGAGGGTTCATCCAGGCCCCGGATCCACTGCGCCAGGTCGCTGATCTGCATGGTGCAGAGGTCCGCGATGTTCTTCCCGTTGATCCGTGCGTTGAGCACCTCCGGAGTGAGCCGCGTTCCGCCGCAGTCCGGGCAGGTGGCGAACGTGACGGCGCGCTCCACGAACCGCTTCACGTGCGGCTGCATGGCCTCCACGTCCTTGGAGAGCATGGACTTCTGGATCTTGGGGATGACGCCCTCGAACGTGAGGTTGACGCCTTCCACCTTGATCTTGGTGGGCTCGGCGTACAGCATCGTGTCCAGCTGCTTCGCCGTGAACTTGGCGATCGGTTTGTCCATGGGCAGGCCCATGCCCTCGAACAGGCGGCCGTACCAGCCATCCATGGAGTAGCCGGGAACGGTGAGCGCACCTTCGGACAGGGACTTCGTATCGTCGTACAGGGCGGTCCGGTCGATGTCGCTGATGTTCCCCATGCCCTCGCAGCGCGGGCACATGCCACCCAGGTAGGTGACCTGGCGGACCACGTTCTTCTCCACCCGGCCGCCCTTCTCGGTGCTCATGATGCCGCTGGCCTTGCGGGTGGGCACGTTGAAGGAGAAGGCCGTGGGCGGGCCGACATAGGGCTTGCCCAGGCGGCTGAACAGGATCCGCAGCATGGCGTTGGCGTCGGTGGCCGTGCCCACGGTGGAGCGCGGGTTGGCACCCATCCGTTCCTGGTCCACAATGATCGCCGTGGTCAGGCCCTCCAGCCGGTCCACGTCCGGCCGGGCCAGGCTGGGCATGAACCCCTGGACAAAGGCGCTGTAGGTTTCGTTGATCATCCGCTGCGACTCGGCGGCGATGGTGGCGAACACCAGGGAACTCTTGCCCGAGCCGGAAACACCCGTGAACGCGGTCAGCCGGCGCTTGGGCAGATCCAGGCTCACGTCCTTGAGGTTATTCTCCCGCGCACCCTGGACGCGGATCAGGTCGTGGGTGTCGGCAACGTGCGCCGCCTGCCTGGTTTCCATGTCTGCTTCCGTGCTCAAGGTGTCCCCCTTCTTCCTGGAGCGGCGCCGAAGCGTAGCTGGCCTGCAGCCCCGCTCCGGCGTCGTCCGTTATATACGTGTCTGTTTATATGCCTAGGGCTGCTGGTTGATGCGGACCGTGTTGCCGGCGGGGTCGCGGAAGGCGCAGTCGCGGATGCCGTACGGCTGGTCGATGGGTTCCTGGACGACGTCGGCCCCGGTTGCCTCCACTATGGCGAACGCGGCGTCCACGTTGGGGGAGGAGAGGACGATGGTGGCGTAGGTGCCTTTGGCCATCATCTCGGAGATGGTGCGGCGTTCGTCCTCGGTGATGCCCGGGTCCACGGCAGGCGGGTGCAGGACGATGGAAACGTCCTTCTGGCCTGCGGGGCCAACGGTGATCCAGCGCATGGTGCCGCGGCCCACGTCGTTGCGGATTTCGAAGCCCAGGGCGTCGCGGTAGAACGCCAGGGAGGCGTCCGGATCGGTGGCGGGAAGGAAGGTTGAGGAAATGTTGATGTCCATGGCAGTCATGCTAGTAACGGCTCGGGGAGGGGCGCTTCTCGATTCCTGACCGGTCTGGTGACCTGCTTGGCCACGCAGGCGGGGATTCCCGCCGCCGCGCTTTGTGCCTCCTGTTTGTAGACGCTGGGCGGCATGCCCACCAGCTCGCTGAAACGGGTGCTGAAGGTCCCCAGGGAGGAACAGCCGACGGCGAAGCACACCTCAGTGACGCTGAGGTCGCCGATGCGCAGCAGCGCCATGGCCCGTTCGATCCGGCGGGTCATGAGGTAGCTGTAGGGGGATTCGCCGTAGGCGAGCTTGAAGCGGCGGCTGAAATGGCCGGCGGACATGTGGACGTCCCTGGCGAGGGATTCGACGTTCAGCGGCTGCGCGTACTCCCGGTCCATCCGGTCCTTGACGCGCCTCAACTGGGTGAGTTCGCGGAGGTACGGATCGGAAGCGGGGCTGGTGGTCACAGCTCTGATCGTGCTACGCGGCAAGGGTCTCGTCCACCCTTCGGGCAGCGGGGAATGGTGCGTCAAATGAGCGCTTCGGCGCGGGGTATGATTATGCCGCCGCCAGCGAATGAGGTCCTCGCCCGAACAGGGCTTGAGGCAACGCAGAGCTGGACGCTGCCGGTCCTTCCAGGACGGCATCCGGCGCAAACCAAACCTTGAATTACCCATCTTCAGCCCTGCCCTGATACTGCGCAGGCACCACTTTGGAAGGACGCCATGGAACTGCTGTGGGAAATTGCCGGCTGGGCAGGCGCGGCGGCGATACTGAGTGCATACCTCGCCGTTTCCATGGGCTGGCTGAAAGCCGGCAAGGGTTTCCAGACGGCCAACCTGTTCGGCTCCGTGGCCTTCATCATCAACGGGACCCTGCACGGGGCGTGGCCCTCCGTGGTCACGAACGTAGCGTGGTTCCTGATCTCCGCAGTGGCGCTGGTCCGCATGCATTCCGAAGGCCCCGTTGCTCCCGTTGAGCCGGCGCAGGTTCAGTACCCCGGGGTCCCCGATACAACCGGCCAGATGGCTGTTGTGGAGGCGTTGACCGGTTCCATTCCTGTTGTAGCTTCCAGGCCTGTTGTTGGTTCCGTGCCTGTTGCGGCGGACGGGCCGCGCCTGGCGTTATAGGTTTCCACGGCGGTCCAGGCCTGGGTGCGGCCGCTACAGCAAGGGGTGGTCCTGGTCCTGCGGGTCACCGCCCTGGACGGTTGCCCGTTCCACGATTTCCTGTGCGATGGCATACACCTTGCGGTTCGAATCCTGGCTCAACTGGCTGATGAGTTCAAAGGCCTGGTCCGCGGTGACCCCGGTGCGCCCCATCAGGACGCCCTTGGCCTGTTCGATCACTGCCCGGTTGACCGCTGATGCGGCGACGGCCTCGGTGGCAAGTCGGTGGCGGTCCGTATGGATTGACTGCGTGAGGTCCACCACCACACCCCAGACACCAACGGGAGTGTCCCCTTCAAGGATGTAGTCCGCGGAGTAGAGCAGTTTGTGCTGGCGGTCCTTCCGGTCCCGAATGGACACGTAGATGGACGATGGCCCGCCTGCGGACGAGACGCGTTCCCAATAGGCCTGGACCCTTGGCCGGTCTTCCGGCTCGATGTGGGCCATTGCCATGTCCATGGACGGGACAACCTCGCCGCGCTCATACCCGTAAATCCGGTACAGCCCATCCGACCAGCGGAAGATGCCGTCTGAGAAGTAGTACTCGACCAGTCCGGTGGGACAGTCGAGGAAATCCTCATGCGGGAGGTTGACTGACGCAAGTCCTGGAAGATCGCTGCTGGGAATCATTGAAGGGCCATTCGACGTGCTGTGTCCTGGCCACCCCCTGGACCGGATTCAAAGGAACAGAATATCGCAGGGTTAGTAGTCCGTGGTGAGTCCTTCGGCTGGGGTGGTGCCCGGCGCAAGGGATCCCGCACCCAAGGGTGCGGGATCCGTGGCGTGGGCGGGGTGGTGTGGTTGTTTAGCTGGCATCCTCTACGAGCACCAGGTCGCGGCCGTTGGTTTCCGGGGTGAAGAACGTGGTGGCGAACGAGATTGCCGCCAAAACCAGCGAGTAGAGCGCGGGCACCAGCCAGGAGTGGTTGGTGGCCGCCAGCAGTGCGACGCCGATCATCGGGGCGAAGCCGCCGGCGAGCACCGCGGACAGTTCACGGCTGAGGGCCACGCCGGTGAAGCGGTGCTGGGAGCCGAAGAGTTCCGGCAGCAGGGCGCACTGCGGGCCGAGCATGGACTGCACGCCGAGGGCGATGCCCACCACCATGACTGCCCAGACCAGTGCCACATTGCCGAGCGTGACCAGGTAGAAGGCCGGCAAGGCGATAACGGCCTGGAAGAGTGCGCCGTAGCGGTAGACGGGGACCCTGCCGAAACGGTCGGACAGGGCGCCGAAGGCAACAACCAGTACCGCGGCGAAGCCTGCGGCGATCAGCAGGCCCGTGGGGCCGATGAACTTGTCGCCGGCGAAGACACCGGCCGGCATGCTGATGAAGGACACCAACAGCGCGGAGTAGATGGACGAGTTGCCGTTTTCCCCCATGCGGAGGCCGATGCCGACCAGCACGTTCTTCTTGGAGTGCTTCCAGATCTGGCCTACCGGGTTCTTGACCACGGCCTTGTGCTTCTCCAATTCCTGGAAGACCGGGGTCTCTTTGAGCCGAAGCCGGATGAAGACGGCGACGGCGATCAGGATGATGCTGGCCAGGAAGGGAACGCGCCAGAGCCAGCCCTGCAGGACCTGCTTGTCCGCCAGGGCCATCAGGGCGAAGGTGCCGGCGCCCAGGAGGGTGCCCAGCTGGATGCCCACGAACGGCAGGGCGGCGAAGAAACCACGACGGCGGCGCGGTGCCACCTCCGAGATGAGGGTGGTGGCACCTGCCTGTTCGGCACCGGCGCCCAGGCCCTGCAGGATCCGCAGTGTTACCAGGAGCACCGCTCCCAGCATGCCTGCCTGTTCAAAGGTGGGCAGGAGGCCGATGGCGCAGCTGGACAGGCCCATCAGGCCGATGGTCAGGATCAGCACCATCTTGCGGCCGAAGCGGTCCCCGATGTGGCCGAAGACCACGCCGCCGAAGGGCCGCGCCGCGAACCCCACGCCGTAGGTGGCGAAGGAGGCGATGACAGCGCCACTTTCACCCAGCGGCGCGAAGAACAGCGGACCGAAGATCAGGGCCGACGCAAGGCCGTAGATGTAGAAGTCGTAGTACTCCAGGGCTGAGCCCACGGAGCTGGCAAGTGTTGCACGTCGCAGCTGGTCCGGATCGACGACGGCGCCGTCCGTGGTGGCCTGCGGTGAGTTAGTACGAGTTGTCACGAGAACTCCCTCTAATGCACTCCAGGCCCCCGTTGGCCTGGTGGGATAGCGACAACACCTGTTGTGTCGATCACTATGCTGAACACAATACAGCAAGCTGAACGGCTGGCAACAGTTTTGGGTTTGAGTTACGACCCGGAATGCTCGGCCCTCCAGGTACCTATCCCATGGGGTTGCCCAGGGAATGAGCCAGTTCCTGCAGTTCCTTGACTATCTGGGAACCCTGTTCCGGCGTGTAGGTGGCCTTGAGCGCCGTTACGGACAGGCCCAGGCTGGGACCGTGCGCACCCCGCGTGGGGACGGCAACGGCCAGGCAGACCACGCCGGTGGTGGATTCTTCATCCTCGAAGGCGAAGCCCTGCTCGCGGATCTCCCGCAACTGGGCCTTCAGTTCCGCGCCCGTCCGCAGGGATTTTGGCGTGAGGACGGGCAATTCTGCATCATCGGGGAACATCTCCTCAATGTCGTGCACGTTCAGCCGGGCGATCAGCGCCTTGCCCACTGCGCAGAGGGATACGGGCATCTTGTCCCCGATGTTGGAGGTGAGCCGGACTGCGGGGTGGCCCTCGTACCGGGCAAGGTAAATGACGTTGGTTCCGTCCAGCATGGCGATCCGGACCGTCTCGCGGGAAAGGACGGAGGCTTGTTCGCAGTAACGGTAAAACTCCTGGACTTCGTCCATGCGGCCCAGGTAGGCGGCACCGAGTTCCACCAGCTTGCGGCCGAGGGTGAACTCCGCGCCCTGCCTGCTGACCAGGCGCGCCTCCTCCAGGGCCA
Protein-coding regions in this window:
- a CDS encoding CBU_0592 family membrane protein; translation: MELLWEIAGWAGAAAILSAYLAVSMGWLKAGKGFQTANLFGSVAFIINGTLHGAWPSVVTNVAWFLISAVALVRMHSEGPVAPVEPAQVQYPGVPDTTGQMAVVEALTGSIPVVASRPVVGSVPVAADGPRLAL
- a CDS encoding helix-turn-helix transcriptional regulator, with translation MTTSPASDPYLRELTQLRRVKDRMDREYAQPLNVESLARDVHMSAGHFSRRFKLAYGESPYSYLMTRRIERAMALLRIGDLSVTEVCFAVGCSSLGTFSTRFSELVGMPPSVYKQEAQSAAAGIPACVAKQVTRPVRNREAPLPEPLLA
- a CDS encoding IclR family transcriptional regulator, giving the protein MADSPIPASSDKSGTASPAPAVTRAAAVLDALAASATGRLTLSDLSREVGIPKSSTSNLLLALEEARLVSRQGAEFTLGRKLVELGAAYLGRMDEVQEFYRYCEQASVLSRETVRIAMLDGTNVIYLARYEGHPAVRLTSNIGDKMPVSLCAVGKALIARLNVHDIEEMFPDDAELPVLTPKSLRTGAELKAQLREIREQGFAFEDEESTTGVVCLAVAVPTRGAHGPSLGLSVTALKATYTPEQGSQIVKELQELAHSLGNPMG
- a CDS encoding MOSC domain-containing protein, with amino-acid sequence MAENFRYDVEILHLLVSPAHAYFGRARDGAADVPTTDAEQAEVVGGKGIVGDRFFGKAAHMDAAVTLFAIESLEAIAEELGAGPFDPLLTRRNVVLRGAQLAPLLGQDFALESGGSSVTLHGGRHAQPCAWMNEVLAPGAHPAMRGRGGIRCRAVSSGLLRRGQAVLVSPVPLDPARGGDASLLRPSRLP
- a CDS encoding ATP-binding cassette domain-containing protein; translated protein: METRQAAHVADTHDLIRVQGARENNLKDVSLDLPKRRLTAFTGVSGSGKSSLVFATIAAESQRMINETYSAFVQGFMPSLARPDVDRLEGLTTAIIVDQERMGANPRSTVGTATDANAMLRILFSRLGKPYVGPPTAFSFNVPTRKASGIMSTEKGGRVEKNVVRQVTYLGGMCPRCEGMGNISDIDRTALYDDTKSLSEGALTVPGYSMDGWYGRLFEGMGLPMDKPIAKFTAKQLDTMLYAEPTKIKVEGVNLTFEGVIPKIQKSMLSKDVEAMQPHVKRFVERAVTFATCPDCGGTRLTPEVLNARINGKNIADLCTMQISDLAQWIRGLDEPSVRPLLVGLRDLLDSFAEIGLGYLSLDRPAGTLSGGEAQRTKMIRHLGSSLTDVTYVFDEPSIGLHPHDIERMNTLLLQLRDKGNTVLVVEHKPEMIAIADHVVDLGPKAGTGGGEIVYEGDVDGLRSSGTITGRHLDDRARLKDSFRQRTGALEVRGASTNNLHNVDVDVPLGMLCVVTGVAGSGKSSLIHGSLAMREGVVVIDQGAIKGSRRSNPATYTGLLEPVRKAFAKANGVKPALFSSNSEGACPTCNGAGVIFTELGVMATVESTCEDCEGRRFQPAVLEYTLGGQNIADVLAMSVDAALAYFAEGEARTPAAHKILERLADVGLGYITLGQPLTTLSGGERQRLKLATQMAETGDVYILDEPTVGLHLADVQQLLGLLDRLVDSGKSVIVIEHHQAVMAHADWIIDIGPGAGHDGGRIVFEGTPAELVAGRATLTGQHLAAYVGA
- a CDS encoding ANTAR domain-containing protein; its protein translation is MIPSSDLPGLASVNLPHEDFLDCPTGLVEYYFSDGIFRWSDGLYRIYGYERGEVVPSMDMAMAHIEPEDRPRVQAYWERVSSAGGPSSIYVSIRDRKDRQHKLLYSADYILEGDTPVGVWGVVVDLTQSIHTDRHRLATEAVAASAVNRAVIEQAKGVLMGRTGVTADQAFELISQLSQDSNRKVYAIAQEIVERATVQGGDPQDQDHPLL
- a CDS encoding VOC family protein: MTAMDINISSTFLPATDPDASLAFYRDALGFEIRNDVGRGTMRWITVGPAGQKDVSIVLHPPAVDPGITEDERRTISEMMAKGTYATIVLSSPNVDAAFAIVEATGADVVQEPIDQPYGIRDCAFRDPAGNTVRINQQP
- a CDS encoding MFS transporter, producing MTTRTNSPQATTDGAVVDPDQLRRATLASSVGSALEYYDFYIYGLASALIFGPLFFAPLGESGAVIASFATYGVGFAARPFGGVVFGHIGDRFGRKMVLILTIGLMGLSSCAIGLLPTFEQAGMLGAVLLVTLRILQGLGAGAEQAGATTLISEVAPRRRRGFFAALPFVGIQLGTLLGAGTFALMALADKQVLQGWLWRVPFLASIILIAVAVFIRLRLKETPVFQELEKHKAVVKNPVGQIWKHSKKNVLVGIGLRMGENGNSSIYSALLVSFISMPAGVFAGDKFIGPTGLLIAAGFAAVLVVAFGALSDRFGRVPVYRYGALFQAVIALPAFYLVTLGNVALVWAVMVVGIALGVQSMLGPQCALLPELFGSQHRFTGVALSRELSAVLAGGFAPMIGVALLAATNHSWLVPALYSLVLAAISFATTFFTPETNGRDLVLVEDAS